One Littorina saxatilis isolate snail1 linkage group LG12, US_GU_Lsax_2.0, whole genome shotgun sequence genomic region harbors:
- the LOC138982546 gene encoding uncharacterized protein, with product MVVGEELGGESCCVRASVVLLEYGILVSQKRKGVWAQNFLHVSLGSYAPLDVHQGAPSSGIDRPPHHDASTTMNGCLIHTVGRETFVYSPVDPPPTIMSLEQEVGLVAEPHVSPVIPDGPAKVLVAPLHSVLAMAAGEGSSSVRSASSQTSFMQAVPHGLVR from the coding sequence atggtggtcggtgaggaactgggtggtgagtcgtgctgtgtgcgggcgagcgttgtcctgctggaatatggcatcctggtcagccagaagaggaagggcgtgtgggcgcagaatttcctccacgtatcgctgggcagttatgcgcccttggacgtgcaccagggtgctccttccagcggtattgatcgccccccacaccatgacgcctccaccaccatgaacgggtgcctcatccacacagttgggcgcgaaacgttcgtttactctccggtagaccctcctccgaccatcatgtcgctggagcaggaagtaggactcgtcgctgaaccacacgtgtctccagtgattccggacggtccagcgaaggtgctggttgccccactgcactcggttctggcgatggcggcgggtgagggcagctcctctgtgaggtctgcgagctctcaaaccagcttcatgcaggcggttccgcacggtctggtccgataa